The Mycolicibacterium mageritense genome contains a region encoding:
- a CDS encoding ATP-binding cassette domain-containing protein codes for MITFDNVSKVYPDGTVAVDKLTLTVPSGKITALVGPSGCGKTTSMRMINRLIEPSSGTIELDGVDTQTLDRVALRRRIGYVIQNAGLFPHRTVVDNVAALPRLLGGGKKETRAKAMELLERVGLDAKFARRYPWQLSGGQQQRVGVARALATDPPFLLMDEPFSAVDPIVRSQLQDEFLRLQADISKTIVMVTHDIDEALKLGDQVVVLREGGTLAQAASPAELLAAPNDSFVADFVGSARGYQALGFHPIDGQIALTEEPTVTVGQSVTSIPTLDERWVLTVGSNREPLGWLDTANLSGDTVAERDINLCGTTARRGDPLRELLNSALSSPSGRAVVTDDAGVLVGTVTDQNLIAAIRRAKEARP; via the coding sequence ATGATCACATTCGACAACGTTTCCAAGGTGTATCCCGACGGCACGGTCGCCGTCGACAAACTCACCTTGACTGTGCCGAGCGGCAAGATCACCGCTCTGGTGGGCCCGTCCGGGTGCGGCAAGACCACTTCGATGCGCATGATCAACCGGCTCATCGAACCCAGCTCGGGCACCATCGAACTCGACGGCGTCGACACCCAGACCCTGGACCGGGTCGCATTGCGCAGGCGGATCGGCTACGTCATCCAGAACGCGGGCCTGTTCCCGCACCGGACCGTCGTCGACAACGTCGCCGCGTTGCCCCGCCTGCTCGGCGGCGGCAAGAAGGAGACCCGCGCCAAGGCCATGGAACTCCTCGAGCGGGTCGGCCTGGACGCCAAGTTCGCCCGCCGGTATCCCTGGCAGCTCTCCGGTGGGCAGCAGCAGCGGGTGGGCGTGGCCCGTGCGCTGGCCACCGATCCGCCGTTCCTGTTGATGGACGAGCCGTTCAGCGCCGTCGACCCGATCGTGCGCAGCCAGCTGCAGGACGAATTCCTGCGCCTGCAGGCCGACATCTCGAAGACCATCGTGATGGTCACACACGACATCGACGAGGCGCTCAAACTGGGCGACCAGGTGGTCGTGCTACGCGAGGGCGGCACGCTGGCCCAGGCCGCGAGCCCAGCCGAACTGCTGGCCGCCCCGAACGACTCCTTCGTCGCAGACTTCGTCGGGTCCGCACGTGGCTACCAGGCGCTCGGGTTCCACCCCATCGACGGCCAGATCGCGCTGACCGAAGAACCGACAGTGACTGTGGGGCAGTCGGTTACGTCGATCCCGACGCTCGACGAGCGATGGGTGCTGACCGTGGGGAGCAACCGGGAGCCGCTCGGCTGGCTCGACACCGCGAACCTGTCCGGTGACACCGTCGCGGAGCGCGACATCAACCTGTGCGGCACCACCGCGCGGCGCGGCGATCCACTGCGCGAGCTGCTCAACTCGGCGCTGTCGAGCCCGAGCGGACGCGCCGTCGTCACCGACGATGCGGGCGTGCTGGTGGGCACCGTGACCGACCAGAACCTCATCGCGGCGATCCGGCGCGCGAAGGAGGCGCGACCGTGA
- a CDS encoding IclR family transcriptional regulator, translated as MAEASTRTVERALALLATICERGSANLADSARDCDLAPSTALRLLRTLETTGFVAKDESGIYRPGGRMIQLGAAALSSESLTDLAKPVMEKLVGQTGESVYLSVEWHSDVAIYIGIVQGTHSVRHTSWVGRTIPLDVSAAGHALRGDVNSDGYVVIERGVEPDVTAVACPVYSEARIVAALSFVVPSYRFTESDAARCGHLLVSAAAELSAQLSRSPKSGSAERHS; from the coding sequence TTGGCCGAGGCGTCCACCCGGACCGTGGAGCGCGCGCTCGCGTTGCTGGCCACGATCTGCGAGCGCGGCAGCGCGAATCTTGCTGACAGCGCGAGGGATTGCGATCTCGCGCCGAGCACCGCGCTGCGGCTTCTGCGCACGCTGGAGACCACGGGCTTCGTCGCCAAGGACGAGTCCGGCATCTACCGGCCGGGCGGGCGGATGATCCAACTGGGAGCCGCGGCTCTCAGCAGCGAGTCGTTGACCGACCTGGCCAAGCCCGTGATGGAAAAGCTTGTCGGGCAGACGGGTGAGTCGGTCTATCTGTCGGTCGAGTGGCACAGCGACGTCGCCATATATATCGGCATTGTGCAGGGCACCCACTCGGTGCGACACACCAGTTGGGTTGGCCGGACCATTCCACTGGACGTGTCGGCGGCGGGGCATGCGCTTCGCGGCGACGTCAACAGCGACGGGTATGTCGTCATCGAGCGCGGTGTCGAACCCGACGTGACCGCCGTCGCGTGCCCGGTGTACTCCGAAGCGCGCATCGTCGCGGCGCTCAGCTTCGTGGTGCCGAGTTACCGATTCACCGAATCCGATGCGGCCCGGTGTGGCCACCTGCTGGTCTCGGCTGCCGCGGAGCTGTCCGCGCAGCTGAGCCGTTCCCCCAAGTCAGGCTCCGCAGAAAGACATTCATGA
- a CDS encoding ABC transporter permease produces MAAADGDLMNIIGWFTDPTHWTGTGGIPMQVGYHLLYSAIALLAALAIGVPLGILIGYTGRGETLVAGFANALRALPSLGLLVLLFLVFAPVVAGKLVYVLPTIVVLVLLAVPPILTGTYAGIQNADPDAVGAARGMGFTKRQILLRVQLPCALPLLISGIRSSTLQIVSTATIAAYLGLQGLGRFILDGRAQANFSEMAGGAILVALVAIVLELGFAWLGRVIVSPGLRRVAAKSTPLDTAVPMEPVK; encoded by the coding sequence GTGGCGGCAGCGGACGGTGACCTCATGAACATCATCGGCTGGTTCACCGACCCCACGCACTGGACCGGCACGGGTGGCATCCCGATGCAGGTCGGCTACCACCTTTTGTACTCCGCGATCGCGCTGCTCGCTGCACTGGCCATCGGTGTCCCGCTCGGAATCCTGATCGGCTACACCGGGCGCGGCGAGACCCTGGTCGCCGGATTCGCCAACGCGCTGCGAGCTTTGCCGAGTCTGGGCCTGCTGGTGCTGCTGTTCCTGGTCTTCGCGCCGGTGGTGGCGGGCAAGCTCGTGTATGTGCTGCCGACCATCGTGGTGCTGGTGCTGTTGGCGGTGCCGCCGATCCTCACCGGCACCTACGCCGGGATCCAGAACGCGGATCCGGACGCGGTGGGCGCGGCCCGCGGCATGGGGTTCACCAAACGCCAGATCCTGCTGCGCGTTCAACTGCCGTGCGCGCTGCCGCTGCTGATCTCCGGTATCCGCAGTTCGACACTGCAGATCGTCTCGACCGCGACCATCGCCGCCTATCTGGGTCTGCAGGGTCTTGGCCGGTTCATCCTCGACGGCCGCGCACAGGCGAATTTCAGTGAAATGGCAGGCGGCGCAATCCTCGTCGCCCTGGTGGCCATCGTCCTCGAACTCGGCTTCGCCTGGCTGGGCCGCGTGATCGTGTCGCCCGGCCTGCGCCGCGTGGCCGCCAAATCCACCCCGCTCGACACCGCCGTCCCCATGGAGCCCGTGAAATGA
- a CDS encoding ABC transporter permease, translated as MNWISSNLDRIVALTISHTWLTVLPTLFGLLLALPLGWWAHRSKRGYAAIVGTAGLLYTVPSLALFILLPVLLGTKILDPINIVVALTLYTLALLVRVVADGLSSVPHDTVAAAEAMGYRGWQRLLLVELPVAVPVIAAGLRVAVVSNVSIVTMAALLGIPQLGSLFTQGFQLRLFVPLVTGVVLCVVLAVILDGLIIVGNKILTPWRQRTVTS; from the coding sequence GTGAACTGGATCTCGTCGAACCTGGACCGCATCGTGGCCCTCACGATCAGCCACACCTGGCTGACGGTGCTGCCCACGCTGTTCGGCCTGCTGCTCGCACTTCCGTTGGGCTGGTGGGCGCACCGCTCGAAGCGGGGATATGCCGCCATCGTCGGCACCGCGGGGCTGCTCTACACCGTGCCGTCACTGGCGCTGTTCATCCTGCTGCCGGTGCTGCTCGGCACCAAGATCCTCGACCCGATCAACATCGTTGTGGCGCTTACCCTTTACACCCTGGCGCTGCTGGTGCGGGTGGTCGCCGACGGGCTGAGCTCAGTGCCGCACGACACGGTGGCGGCGGCCGAGGCCATGGGCTACCGGGGCTGGCAGCGGCTGCTGCTGGTGGAACTGCCCGTCGCGGTCCCGGTGATCGCGGCCGGCCTGCGGGTCGCGGTGGTGTCCAACGTCAGCATCGTGACCATGGCCGCCCTGCTCGGTATCCCGCAACTCGGGTCTCTGTTCACCCAGGGCTTCCAGCTCCGATTGTTCGTTCCGTTGGTCACCGGCGTGGTGTTGTGCGTCGTGCTGGCCGTGATCCTGGACGGTTTGATCATCGTGGGAAACAAGATCCTCACGCCGTGGCGGCAGCGGACGGTGACCTCATGA
- a CDS encoding aromatic amino acid lyase — protein sequence MIVLNGSGTIADVVTLADRGDEVSISPDVLAAVGRAYDRAAELSTRFPTYGRTTGVGANRTTQVLADDKDYGMRLLRSHAVDAGDPLAARTVRAMLAVRLIQLCVPGAGLDPKVLSGLERMLNDDALPELLQYASIGTGDLAALAGTALTLIGERPASAPLEPMQPWGADSALPFMSSSALTVGRCCLALDELNRLERASSVIYILSFLALDGNPSTFSPAAARAAAAPQVLTVAGRLRQLYGDDERGDHVPARIQDPYGLRVYPVAHASVVASLDSLARQLQRTLNAAQENPLFDVDGDAVIHHGAFYQASLSLELDGATLALALTAPITHSRIRMLNDPETNRRNAFLAATEDGSSGLMMVEYVAAGAIAEIRAAAQPASIGTLVLSRGAEEDATFASQGTLQLERSIAAYRVLLGCEFVGAVRLLRQRGLHDGFSGVLGEALALATALPWNDDDRDLRGDLATAEDLLDDLGRLVSDDDPFSPADR from the coding sequence ATGATTGTGCTGAACGGCTCGGGCACGATTGCCGATGTCGTGACGTTGGCCGACCGGGGTGACGAGGTCTCGATCTCACCGGATGTCCTGGCCGCGGTCGGGCGCGCCTATGACCGGGCGGCCGAGTTGAGCACGCGTTTTCCCACCTACGGACGCACCACCGGTGTCGGGGCGAATCGCACGACCCAGGTACTTGCCGACGATAAGGACTACGGCATGCGACTGCTGCGCAGCCACGCTGTCGACGCGGGCGATCCGCTGGCCGCCAGGACTGTCCGCGCCATGCTCGCGGTCCGGTTGATCCAATTGTGCGTGCCAGGGGCAGGTCTCGACCCGAAGGTGCTGTCCGGTCTCGAACGCATGCTCAACGACGACGCACTGCCCGAGCTGCTGCAGTACGCATCGATCGGCACGGGCGACCTCGCCGCGCTCGCGGGCACCGCGCTGACGCTGATCGGCGAGCGGCCCGCGAGCGCACCGCTGGAGCCCATGCAACCGTGGGGCGCCGACAGCGCCCTGCCGTTCATGAGCAGCAGTGCGCTCACCGTCGGGCGGTGCTGCCTCGCACTCGACGAACTGAACCGGCTCGAGCGCGCGTCCAGCGTCATCTACATACTCAGTTTCCTTGCCCTGGACGGGAACCCGTCCACGTTCTCGCCGGCCGCGGCGCGCGCGGCGGCGGCCCCGCAGGTGCTGACCGTGGCGGGCCGGCTGCGCCAGCTGTATGGGGACGACGAACGCGGCGATCACGTACCGGCGCGCATCCAGGATCCGTACGGGCTGCGGGTGTATCCCGTCGCGCACGCAAGCGTCGTCGCATCGTTGGATTCACTTGCGCGGCAGCTGCAACGGACTCTGAACGCCGCGCAGGAGAACCCGCTGTTCGATGTCGACGGCGACGCGGTGATCCATCACGGCGCCTTCTACCAGGCCTCACTGTCGCTCGAACTCGACGGAGCCACCCTCGCGCTGGCGCTCACGGCGCCCATCACACATTCCCGCATCCGCATGCTCAACGATCCGGAGACCAACCGCCGCAACGCTTTCCTCGCGGCCACCGAGGACGGCTCGTCAGGGCTCATGATGGTGGAATACGTCGCCGCAGGCGCCATCGCCGAGATCCGTGCCGCAGCACAACCCGCATCGATCGGCACGCTCGTGCTGTCCCGGGGCGCCGAGGAGGACGCCACCTTCGCCTCACAGGGCACCCTCCAGCTGGAACGGTCGATCGCGGCATACCGCGTCCTGCTCGGCTGCGAGTTCGTCGGCGCGGTGCGACTGCTGCGCCAGCGCGGGCTGCACGACGGATTCAGCGGCGTGCTGGGCGAAGCGCTGGCGCTGGCCACCGCGCTGCCCTGGAACGACGACGACCGCGACCTGCGCGGCGACCTGGCGACCGCCGAGGACTTGCTCGACGACCTCGGTCGGCTGGTGTCCGACGACGATCCCTTCAGCCCGGCCGACCGATAG